The DNA window AGAGATGTTTTCCATGACTGTGTATTCTGTAGAGAAAGATTATTTACACGCAGTTTGGTGGTTTGGGAGTAGAAGGTGCGTGTTGtgtggctggctggatgaGGTGAGGCCTTGTTTCCTCTGGTCCGCAGCTTGAAGTATTCGATGTCGCTGGCAGTTCTCCTCACGCTCCTGAATTTTCTCAATTGATCAAGTCAGGTCTCTTTTTGATTATTATATTCCAAATCAATGCGTACAAGACTTTGCTTGATCTCGATGTGAGAGTAAAGTGACGCTGCgccaaaatatatatttccatTTCCCTCCACGCAGCATTTGGAGAGCAACACAACACATCACATCAATTACCACTCAAACAACTTTATTGACAGACACAAACAAGAGTATATGTCATTGACCACACTACACTAGACAGGAACAACAccaaggaaagaaaagaaagccatATATAAACCAAAGCAAAACCAGGCCCACAACGCCAATACAATCAACAAGCAGATTATCCCCAAGCTCCGACCATAAGCACCAAAAAATAAGTCCAAGAAAGCAGCCAGCAATAGAGAAAATGGATAATCAACACCAACACTCAGCAATCCATAGTGATAGCCGTGAAGAAGCAGGGGAACCGTATATATACCATACCGTACCGAGGACGTGTAACCGATTCACAAATTTCAACGCACAAGCCAGGTGGACAGATACTCGGACCTTGGTCATGGACAAGAGAGGACAGAAGAGCTCAAGAGTAGGAGCAAGAGTAGGCGCAGGAGAcaagagacaagaaagagtAAAAAGAACCGCCAAATCTAATCCTGGAGTAACAACAGCCAAAGGAACATGAACATGACATGAAAAtgaacaagaacaagagcCGGCGTTCTCTGCAGTTAAATGGATGGATGAATCACGACGCCGATCGACAGAAAGCGAAAAACCCAGGAAAAAAACTCAGAACTCCGACCAGAGCGGATATCCTAATGTACAGCGGCggatgcaggagaagaagggcgagagGAAAGAGTTGAGGTGAGGTGAGAGTCATCGAAAGTGAAGCGTGGGATGGATAGGCATGAGTcgagagggaaagagagattCTTCATTATTGACCATATCGGGTTTGATCAGTGGTTGAGGAGCAAGCAAAGGTATCAAGGTAAGGCTGCTAGACTCTGCCCAAAGTCAAGTCAAGTCACACACAGACTTGGTTGTTTGGGACTACCGCTCGCCAAACTTGCCGTATTCTTGCTGCCACTTGAGCAAATGGCGGGTCAGCAcgtccatcatctccacgCTGCTTAGCTCTTTGAAGTCTTTCTCGCGAGCCAGagcatcgccatcgccgtctgTAGTCGCAGGCCCGGAATCGCCGCCCTCGCTGGCGGCTAACGGCATGGCGCTCTCGATCTGGTCGACCATGCTCTTCAGCAGCAAGCCATTCGCCTGGTCTCCGTTGCCGGTAGGGGTAGAGGAGTTCTCGCTGGCGACGGCCATCTCAAGCTGCATGCGCGAGATGAATTCTAAGATGGCTGCGACGCGTCGCTTCATTTCATTCATCGTTGTCCGCTGTGGATGCATGTGCCGCGGCTTGCTTGGCCGCCCTGATTCCCCGCCATTCATGTGTACGCCGTTGGGACCGGTGGTTCCCACCCGAGGCGAGTCTCCTCCCACATCGTGCGACTGGCCACGGCGCGGTGAGTTGGCTGACTCCGTGCCAGTGCCGTTGACATCCCGGTCCTTCGTGTATTGGTTGCGACCGACGCGGCCGCCACGACGTGCACCAGGACGGCCTGACTTGCGCGTGGATTGGCGAGCTGGGGCTGGTTCTTGAGGTGTGGGGGTAATGGGGCTCGCTTGTGATGGTTCAGGCTCGACTGGAGCGGGCTTGACCGGGGATACGCTCCCATTTTCGGACTCTGGGAGTTCATCATGTCAGTTTCGAGTCGCGCAGAGTGGGTGGTATTGGTCACTTACCTTCGCCTCTCCGTCGACTTGATCTTTCCTTGCGACGTTGAGCTTCTGTCTCTACTTCCTCTAGCTCTTTCGCCATTTCCTTCTGCCCTCGAGACGCAGCTCTTTGTCTTCGGGTCCCATTCGACGTAGATTTGGCTTTGGACTCGTCGTCCGAAGGAGGCAGAGAGGTAGCGTTATTCTGTTTCGAGGCGGGACCGGGGGATGGTGAAGCTGTCCGTTGGCGCTTGGTCCCTTCTCTGTTTCTAAATCACGAGGCATGTCAGCTGCCGTTTTCACATGGCCACAAATGCGAGGTACATACGCTTCGCTATCACTTCGACTGCGTTTCCCCCGCCGAATCGTGGTTTCATCGTCAGAGCTTTTATTAtcttccttgctctcctcaATTGCCCGTCGGATGAGTTCCTCTTCATCGTAGGCGGCGTCGCGGCTGTTCATGGTGGAGCGCCGCTTCGTACTTGACATAGCGCCCTCACTGAGCCGCAACTTGGGGTCTTTGGAGCGCCGTGACGTATCTCGGGAGGAGGCTGGAGAGGATGGGGCCGGGGAGAGGGTGGCGAGCGGTGCGACGGGAAGGTAGGTTGAAGAGCGTTGTCTGGAGGTCATCAGCATGGTTGCTTCGGAGGGGGGGAAAGCTTTGCGGCAAAGAAGCACAAGGCATCGGCGAGCTGCATATAGAGACTGGTGGTTGTGCCCAAGCCAGCTTGAATTGTCTTAGCCTCTCGGCTGGTGGCCACCGCAAGAACGCACAGTCGAGCGCAGTCAAAATGCAGTTGCCGATGTCCAGAAAGTCAAAGCAATAAAAATCCCAAGGGTAATTGATCATCACTTACCCGTTCGATTCGCCTTGGATCTTATGCAAGTCCTTGCGACACTCTTCACAGAAATATTCGTCGGGGCTCATCTCTTCGTCCATAATACCCACACAGCCACCGTGCTGCCACACTTTACACAAGTCACACTGAATGAACATGCTGCCAACATCGTCCGACAGGATGTCCGACGAGTCGGTGGGCGGGAGTCCCGATTCGGGGTTCTTGCCGCCGCGACCGACGGCCTCACGACGAGAGGGAGGCAAACCCGGATATTCCTGCGAGCCGCAGAGACATCGGGTaatttcttcctcctcatcctcttcggGGTCATCTTCGTCTTGTTCGCGGGGTGGATCGgggtcttcgtcgtcgcGGGCGCGTTGACGCTGCCGCGTGTGTGGGAGGTCATTTTTCGAGCCGCTTTCGCCATCGTCGATGGACTGGGACCGCTGACCAGACGATCCCTGCGGAGAAGGGCCTTTATGGTTCGACCGGGTACTTCGTTCCCTCGCCATGGATtgggaggagctggaggagttgaCCTGCTGGAGGAGGGTAGGAGAAGGCTGGGTAAGGCGAGCTCGGGAGGAGCGACGAGGGGTCATGGCGGTGAAAAGCCGCAGACACTCGAGAGGGAGCCCTCGTAACTCGtaggagatcgaggatggtATAGGATCGAGGGCTGGATGGGGGTCAAGGCTGACTGGTGGGTGCGAGAGGGCGAGGGAGCTCTCTCGCGCGTTTTCTGCGAGCTCTGCGCCGGGGTCGAGGGAAGGAGGAGTCAGACAATTGAatgaagcagaagcaaaGCGTCACCAGGCTCGCAGTAGAGCCCGATGACTACATAGTCTTCTGGGGGCGAGAGGGAGTATGGTGAGGGGGACACtagaggaggaaagaggaagagtgaaagagagagagaaaagcgcCGGAACGGGAACAAACTGGAAGGCCCCTGCTTCCCCGCTCTCGACGCGCTTTACTCATCCACCTTCACcattcctccctctgcctctttctctctctctcggtcATGttattctttcttctttcttttcttccccgtGCGCTTCTCACCACTCCATTTATATCTCCTGTTTCCTCGAAATTCGACCCCCGACCCCCGACCTCAGTTAGCGTGACCCCGGAGCGAGACCGAGTCGTTCGTCCGTCTTGAAGGGATTGGCGAATGGCGGGCGTGCTACGTTGTCTTTCGAGCGACTGCCTCTACACTTTCTGTCTGGCGGGTTCAATTCCTGCCTTGTTTCCTCTCGTGGCGGTCCGCAGAGCCT is part of the Penicillium psychrofluorescens genome assembly, chromosome: 4 genome and encodes:
- a CDS encoding uncharacterized protein (ID:PFLUO_006364-T1.cds;~source:funannotate); this encodes MTPRRSSRARLTQPSPTLLQQVNSSSSSQSMARERSTRSNHKGPSPQGSSGQRSQSIDDGESGSKNDLPHTRQRQRARDDEDPDPPREQDEDDPEEDEEEEITRCLCGSQEYPGLPPSRREAVGRGGKNPESGLPPTDSSDILSDDVGSMFIQCDLCKVWQHGGCVGIMDEEMSPDEYFCEECRKDLHKIQGESNGQRSSTYLPVAPLATLSPAPSSPASSRDTSRRSKDPKLRLSEGAMSSTKRRSTMNSRDAAYDEEELIRRAIEESKEDNKSSDDETTIRRGKRSRSDSEANREGTKRQRTASPSPGPASKQNNATSLPPSDDESKAKSTSNGTRRQRAASRGQKEMAKELEEVETEAQRRKERSSRRRGEESENGSVSPVKPAPVEPEPSQASPITPTPQEPAPARQSTRKSGRPGARRGGRVGRNQYTKDRDVNGTGTESANSPRRGQSHDVGGDSPRVGTTGPNGVHMNGGESGRPSKPRHMHPQRTTMNEMKRRVAAILEFISRMQLEMAVASENSSTPTGNGDQANGLLLKSMVDQIESAMPLAASEGGDSGPATTDGDGDALAREKDFKELSSVEMMDVLTRHLLKWQQEYGKFGER